In one window of Cetobacterium somerae ATCC BAA-474 DNA:
- a CDS encoding efflux RND transporter periplasmic adaptor subunit, whose protein sequence is MKKKWIMYLTVSTILILVFLYFYFRSTKIDAVKAKKQDYTEKILVTGTIQAKNFSVLTSGINGVIEKIYIREGQPVTKGSIIAKLNTQEIEADIAKAKALYEKSKYDLEVVSSVSLENAKAQLKSAQINYDISKREFLDHEKLYQKKYISRLEFDSKKQEFINSEKTLKDAQINFNTFQNEGASYKSALENTNSAESNLKSLENNLSKYYISAPYDGFITVRNVEVGQTVAPYTSMFQISSNDEKVVSINLDEKYINKVTLGSPIKIYPYADTTKFSSGNIYYIGINVDETNGTLEIRGDIDKTLPEFLFNSTVNTIIQGESFKDAVLLQGVYTIQKKNKTYVYLLKNGKSKLVEVQGVPVIDGFIVISGLENDDIVLSPKNITENIRVTPIFES, encoded by the coding sequence GTGAAAAAGAAATGGATTATGTATCTCACAGTTTCAACTATTTTAATACTAGTGTTTCTATACTTTTACTTTAGAAGCACTAAAATAGATGCTGTAAAAGCAAAAAAACAAGATTATACTGAAAAAATACTTGTTACTGGAACTATACAAGCTAAAAACTTCTCCGTTCTTACCTCTGGTATCAATGGAGTTATTGAAAAAATATATATCCGTGAAGGACAACCAGTAACAAAAGGAAGTATTATAGCTAAACTTAATACTCAAGAGATTGAAGCTGATATAGCTAAAGCCAAGGCACTTTATGAAAAATCTAAGTATGATTTAGAAGTAGTTAGTAGTGTATCTTTAGAAAATGCAAAGGCTCAATTAAAGTCAGCTCAAATTAACTATGATATTAGTAAACGTGAGTTTTTAGACCATGAAAAACTTTATCAAAAGAAATATATAAGTCGATTGGAGTTTGATTCAAAAAAACAGGAGTTTATTAACTCTGAAAAAACCCTAAAAGATGCTCAAATTAATTTTAATACCTTTCAAAATGAGGGTGCTTCTTATAAAAGTGCACTAGAAAATACAAATTCAGCTGAAAGTAACTTAAAATCTTTAGAAAATAACCTTTCAAAATACTATATATCTGCTCCTTATGATGGTTTTATAACTGTTAGAAATGTTGAAGTTGGTCAAACTGTTGCTCCATATACAAGTATGTTTCAAATTTCATCTAATGATGAAAAAGTTGTTAGTATAAACTTAGATGAAAAATATATAAATAAAGTTACCCTTGGTTCACCTATTAAAATATATCCCTATGCTGATACAACTAAATTTTCCTCTGGAAACATCTACTATATAGGTATTAATGTAGATGAAACAAATGGCACTCTTGAAATTAGAGGGGATATTGATAAAACTCTACCTGAATTTCTTTTTAATAGTACCGTTAATACAATAATTCAAGGGGAAAGCTTTAAAGATGCCGTTCTTTTACAAGGGGTATACACTATACAGAAAAAAAATAAAACCTATGTATATCTATTAAAAAATGGTAAATCTAAACTAGTTGAAGTTCAAGGAGTTCCTGTAATTGATGGATTTATTGTTATAAGTGGTTTAGAAAATGATGATATTGTTTTATCACCTAAAAATATAACTGAAAATATTCGAGTAACTCCAATTTTTGAATCTTAA
- a CDS encoding ABC transporter permease yields MRYEFRVSINFMTHNKGQSLFIISAIALGVAIQIFIASLITSLQASLIQRILGDSPHIYIDDGNMRDKLLLIEDSPIVYGNFPTTKNKIEEFQGIIDYLSTFEKIKVIVPTIEGNALYTRDGKTTSLMIKGMDLNSGDRLYNIIGRVTSGSPVIDSDNILIGTRLAKNYELQAGDVMQLTLPNGKLETVRISGIFDLENVGSNTSLVIMDFNKAQRIFNKKGNVTNINIQIDDVFDAPNLGEIIQKQYPNLEVVPWTRDADNILKALKAQSSTSFIIQVVVTLATSMSIASVLLVTVLQKMKEIGILKAMGALDRSTGYLFIIQGALIGFLGSILGLFFGLGVIEFYVNLAQPNFNIIVQPEKLVLIIFISTLSGIISGIIPARKCMKLSPIEVIKDE; encoded by the coding sequence GTGAGATATGAATTTAGAGTTAGTATAAATTTTATGACTCACAATAAAGGGCAATCTCTTTTTATAATCTCCGCTATTGCCCTTGGAGTTGCCATACAGATTTTTATAGCTTCTCTTATAACCTCTTTACAGGCTAGTCTTATACAAAGAATTCTTGGAGATTCTCCACATATCTATATTGATGATGGAAATATGAGAGATAAACTTCTCCTTATAGAGGATAGCCCAATTGTTTATGGGAACTTTCCAACGACTAAAAATAAGATTGAAGAGTTTCAAGGGATTATTGATTACCTTAGTACTTTTGAAAAGATTAAAGTTATTGTTCCAACTATTGAGGGAAATGCTCTTTACACTAGAGATGGAAAAACTACCTCACTTATGATAAAGGGAATGGATTTAAACTCTGGAGATAGACTTTATAATATAATCGGAAGGGTTACATCTGGTTCACCAGTAATTGACTCTGACAATATTTTAATTGGAACTCGTTTAGCTAAAAACTATGAACTTCAAGCTGGGGATGTTATGCAACTTACTCTTCCCAATGGAAAGTTAGAAACCGTTCGAATCTCTGGAATCTTTGATTTGGAAAATGTAGGCTCAAATACCTCTCTTGTTATAATGGACTTTAATAAAGCTCAAAGGATTTTTAATAAAAAAGGAAATGTTACAAATATAAATATTCAAATAGATGATGTTTTTGATGCTCCCAATCTAGGAGAGATTATCCAAAAGCAGTATCCAAACCTTGAAGTTGTCCCTTGGACTAGAGATGCTGACAATATTTTAAAAGCTTTAAAAGCTCAAAGTAGTACAAGTTTTATAATTCAAGTTGTTGTTACACTTGCTACATCTATGAGTATTGCTAGTGTACTTTTAGTCACTGTTTTACAAAAGATGAAAGAGATTGGTATTCTTAAAGCCATGGGAGCTTTAGACCGCTCAACTGGTTATCTCTTTATTATTCAAGGAGCTTTAATCGGTTTTTTAGGTTCTATTTTAGGTCTCTTTTTTGGTTTAGGTGTAATAGAGTTCTATGTTAATTTAGCACAGCCTAACTTCAATATTATTGTCCAACCTGAAAAACTTGTGCTAATAATATTTATTTCAACGCTCTCTGGTATAATCTCAGGTATTATTCCAGCACGAAAATGTATGAAACTTAGTCCTATAGAGGTGATTAAAGATGAATAG
- a CDS encoding ABC transporter ATP-binding protein, producing MNREVLQLINIDKSYGEKIVTKVLNNINLTFYEGEFTAIIGQSGSGKSTLLNIIGSLDKPTSGDILFRGDNISHFTNNEMANFRNRSIGFIFQFHFLLPEFTVLENVLMPTWVKYGYDTEKDKERALELLEYVGLKDFINRNSSNLSGGQQQRVAIARALMNNSDIILADEPTGNLDSESSKQIYKLLREINLKFKTTFIIVTHDSRISDMCDRVIEIMDGRIIRDENKK from the coding sequence ATGAATAGAGAGGTTTTACAACTTATAAACATCGATAAATCTTATGGTGAAAAAATAGTTACTAAAGTTCTTAATAATATAAATTTAACATTTTATGAAGGTGAGTTTACTGCAATAATAGGTCAAAGTGGTAGTGGAAAAAGTACTCTATTAAATATAATAGGGTCTCTTGATAAACCCACTTCTGGAGATATACTTTTTAGAGGAGATAATATCTCACACTTTACTAATAATGAAATGGCTAACTTTAGAAATAGATCTATTGGTTTTATATTTCAGTTTCACTTTCTACTTCCTGAATTTACTGTTTTAGAAAATGTTTTAATGCCCACTTGGGTAAAATATGGTTATGACACTGAAAAGGATAAAGAGAGAGCCCTTGAACTTCTTGAATATGTTGGACTAAAAGATTTTATAAATAGAAACTCTAGTAATCTCTCTGGGGGTCAGCAGCAAAGGGTGGCTATTGCCCGTGCTCTTATGAATAACTCTGATATTATTTTAGCAGATGAACCCACAGGAAATCTAGATTCTGAAAGTAGTAAACAGATTTATAAACTTCTTAGAGAAATAAATCTTAAATTTAAAACAACTTTTATTATTGTAACTCATGACTCACGTATTTCTGATATGTGTGATCGTGTTATAGAGATTATGGATGGTAGAATTATTAGAGATGAAAATAAAAAGTAA
- a CDS encoding cyclically-permuted mutarotase family protein: protein MKKIILGLSMATLILTGCSGASTKTSGNTDVAWRYIKDLPVPKGYEVQKGVAGPLAGNIGDYVVVAGGANFPHKSVLEGGPKVVYSDLYLMKKVKNGLELVKHTQLPKEIGYGTAISTDKGIYYVGGTYQSGISNEVLFITLNADKTDVVVKTIGTLPFNYHSGVAVLRGDDIYIVSGKQDGKDSKNFYKYNLTTGKTTALKMFPGTERSQPVGQILNNGSEDLLYVFGGGTGVAFTDGYAYNFAKDTWVKVKNVELKNKGISLLGANSVKLNSNEMLVIGGFNKDVWDDANLKLGSLKGKELEKYRHNYFTMDPQDFNWNKEMLVYDATNNTWKSIGQVPFMAPCGEGLVKIGETIYSINGEIKPGVRSERIYQGTIIKD, encoded by the coding sequence ATGAAAAAAATCATATTAGGTTTATCAATGGCAACTTTAATATTAACGGGATGCTCTGGAGCTTCAACAAAAACTAGTGGAAACACAGATGTAGCTTGGAGATATATTAAAGATTTACCAGTTCCAAAAGGTTATGAGGTACAAAAAGGGGTAGCGGGACCTTTAGCTGGAAACATAGGTGACTATGTAGTTGTAGCTGGTGGAGCAAATTTCCCACATAAATCAGTTCTTGAGGGTGGACCAAAGGTAGTTTATTCAGATTTATATTTAATGAAAAAAGTAAAAAATGGTTTAGAGTTAGTTAAGCATACTCAACTACCAAAAGAGATTGGATATGGAACAGCAATATCTACAGATAAGGGAATCTACTATGTTGGAGGAACATATCAAAGTGGGATATCAAATGAAGTTTTATTTATAACTTTAAATGCTGATAAAACAGATGTTGTAGTTAAAACAATAGGAACGTTACCATTTAATTATCATAGTGGAGTAGCAGTATTACGTGGTGATGATATATATATTGTAAGTGGAAAGCAGGATGGAAAAGATAGTAAGAATTTTTATAAATATAATTTAACAACTGGGAAAACAACAGCTTTAAAAATGTTCCCGGGAACAGAAAGAAGTCAGCCAGTTGGACAAATTCTAAATAATGGTTCAGAGGATCTTTTATATGTATTTGGTGGAGGAACAGGTGTAGCATTTACAGATGGTTATGCATATAACTTTGCTAAAGATACATGGGTAAAAGTAAAAAATGTAGAGTTAAAAAATAAAGGGATATCTCTTTTAGGTGCTAACTCTGTAAAATTAAATAGTAATGAGATGTTAGTAATTGGTGGATTTAATAAGGATGTTTGGGATGATGCAAACCTTAAGTTAGGGTCATTAAAAGGTAAAGAGCTAGAAAAATACAGACATAACTATTTTACTATGGATCCACAAGATTTTAATTGGAATAAAGAGATGTTAGTATATGATGCAACTAATAACACTTGGAAATCAATAGGTCAAGTACCATTTATGGCTCCATGTGGAGAAGGTCTTGTAAAAATTGGAGAGACAATCTACTCAATAAATGGAGAGATAAAACCAGGTGTTAGAAGTGAAAGAATTTATCAAGGAACTATAATTAAAGACTAG
- a CDS encoding helix-turn-helix domain-containing protein, translated as MNVTSIHFKIMYCLRRNVYSTSELAQILNISEFKAKRYLKDLECLFEEESIENIHNKINKVPKIIEKLRKKQSFTPEERQMYVILKFLKADIINLSQISEEIGVTRRTLTNDLNELKEILEKFHLEIKNLTRYGIILEGKESDKRSFFNLYLIKISIEQKYLPKAFDGIFQKFQELKKEYNVYNIVKEMLTFMNIQDNTFAFLNLELKSYISILRKEYQDFSTDIKIEEVEEDRKFREFLKKTKLYTNFEINLIIETSRKQYKGNLMNLYPEKTIEAEKLIRFIGESTKTDIKITKELLARIMLIIIVRDYKIEFNINEFYIFNNAIGKAYLIPYKKISELLKEYFEEIDSFDLASLAMTFLTNIYLDNQNKIEKVKDIAIVYNFLHRDMIIDLCEDIGLKRDEQMYKLISTFDFEEYLMKNNPKVVIAFEDIDFSKYNIEDRLVEFNFPITKYDKLKLKPFLENI; from the coding sequence ATGAATGTAACATCAATACACTTTAAAATCATGTATTGCTTAAGAAGAAATGTTTACTCAACAAGTGAGTTGGCGCAAATTTTAAATATTTCTGAATTTAAAGCTAAAAGATACTTAAAAGATTTAGAATGCTTATTTGAAGAGGAATCTATAGAAAACATTCATAATAAGATTAACAAAGTACCTAAAATAATAGAAAAATTAAGAAAAAAACAGAGTTTCACTCCAGAAGAGAGACAGATGTATGTAATTTTAAAGTTTTTAAAAGCAGATATAATAAATTTAAGTCAAATAAGTGAAGAGATTGGTGTAACAAGAAGAACTCTAACAAATGATTTAAATGAATTAAAGGAGATTTTAGAAAAATTTCATTTAGAGATTAAAAATCTAACTAGATATGGAATTATTTTAGAGGGTAAAGAGAGTGATAAAAGAAGTTTTTTTAATCTATATCTAATAAAAATATCTATAGAACAAAAATATTTGCCAAAGGCTTTTGATGGAATCTTTCAAAAGTTTCAGGAATTAAAAAAAGAGTATAATGTCTATAATATTGTAAAAGAGATGCTTACTTTTATGAATATTCAAGATAATACTTTTGCTTTTTTAAACTTAGAATTAAAATCATATATCTCTATACTAAGAAAAGAGTATCAAGATTTTAGTACTGATATAAAAATTGAAGAGGTTGAAGAGGATAGGAAGTTTAGAGAGTTTTTAAAAAAAACAAAACTTTATACAAACTTTGAGATTAATTTGATAATAGAAACTTCTAGAAAACAGTATAAAGGCAATTTAATGAATCTGTACCCAGAGAAAACTATAGAGGCTGAGAAATTAATTAGATTTATTGGTGAAAGTACGAAAACAGACATTAAAATTACAAAAGAACTTTTAGCAAGGATAATGTTAATAATTATAGTTAGAGATTATAAAATAGAGTTTAATATAAATGAGTTTTATATATTTAATAATGCTATAGGAAAAGCTTATCTAATTCCATATAAAAAGATATCAGAGCTTTTAAAAGAATACTTTGAAGAGATAGATAGTTTTGATTTGGCTAGTTTAGCTATGACTTTTTTAACAAATATCTATTTAGATAATCAAAATAAGATTGAAAAAGTTAAAGATATAGCTATAGTTTATAATTTCTTACATAGAGATATGATAATAGATTTATGTGAGGATATTGGGCTTAAAAGAGATGAACAAATGTATAAGTTAATTTCTACTTTTGATTTTGAAGAGTATTTAATGAAAAATAATCCTAAGGTAGTAATAGCTTTTGAAGATATAGATTTTTCTAAGTATAATATAGAGGATAGATTAGTTGAATTTAATTTTCCTATAACAAAATATGATAAATTAAAGTTAAAACCATTTTTAGAAAATATATAA
- a CDS encoding Mrp/NBP35 family ATP-binding protein, translating into MSSCNSCPSQGSCSKESTSCGIVNNPANKIKKVIGVMSGKGGVGKSTVSTLLVKQLADQGYKVGIMDADITGPSIPRLLGLSGERAGGKGNDIYPVVTKDGIKVISLNFLVENENDPVLWRGPIVGRAVKQFWEDVIWGELDYLVIDMPPGTGDVALTVMQSIPLNGIVMVSVPQDMISMIVAKAVKMANQMNVEVVGVVENMSYVVCPGCETKIKLFNGESTDSFLKENGLDLLGELPMISSICNLSVEGYDANKEEINKIFSPITKNVLNKI; encoded by the coding sequence ATGTCAAGTTGTAATTCATGCCCATCTCAAGGGTCATGCTCAAAGGAATCTACAAGTTGTGGAATTGTTAATAATCCTGCAAATAAAATAAAAAAAGTAATAGGTGTTATGAGTGGAAAAGGTGGAGTAGGGAAGTCTACAGTTTCAACTTTATTAGTAAAACAGTTAGCTGATCAAGGATATAAAGTAGGTATTATGGATGCTGATATAACAGGACCAAGTATACCAAGATTATTAGGGTTAAGTGGAGAGAGAGCTGGAGGAAAAGGTAATGATATATATCCAGTGGTAACAAAAGATGGAATAAAAGTAATCTCTTTAAATTTCTTAGTTGAAAATGAAAACGATCCAGTATTATGGAGAGGACCAATAGTGGGAAGAGCTGTAAAACAGTTTTGGGAAGATGTTATCTGGGGAGAGCTTGATTATTTAGTAATAGATATGCCTCCAGGAACAGGAGATGTAGCTTTAACTGTTATGCAATCTATTCCATTAAATGGAATAGTGATGGTTTCAGTACCTCAAGATATGATATCTATGATTGTTGCAAAAGCTGTTAAAATGGCAAATCAAATGAATGTAGAGGTAGTTGGAGTAGTTGAAAATATGAGTTATGTAGTTTGCCCAGGTTGTGAAACTAAGATCAAGCTGTTCAATGGAGAGTCAACAGATAGCTTCTTAAAAGAGAACGGATTAGATTTATTAGGAGAACTACCTATGATATCAAGTATTTGTAATCTTTCAGTTGAGGGATATGATGCAAATAAAGAGGAGATAAACAAAATTTTTAGTCCAATTACTAAGAATGTATTAAATAAAATCTAA
- a CDS encoding DEAD/DEAH box helicase, with amino-acid sequence MEKYLVESLKTSSINFGIESKSEYQHKLLSNKEKKIVTDIRKELENCDEFIISVAFITEGGISLILEQLKELEKRGVKGKVLTGDYLNFTQPKALKKLLSYNNIEVKLLSNEKFHAKGYFFRKNDIWTLIVGSSNLTQTALTVNFEWNLKVSSLEKGKIANEILDEFNRTFNTLPKLTLDMVKEYEEIYELNRKMVKLQKERAIKNIEIKPNLMQIEALKAFKLLRENKNKGLLISATGTGKTYLSAFDVKAANPKKILFLAHRKTILEKSKKSFELIMKDKNMCIYGEDILIDKDIVFAMVQTLSKDKHLELFSKEEFDYIVVDEVHHSGAKSYQKILNYFKPKFLLGMTATPERSDDFDIYALFDHNIAYEIRLHDALKEELLSPFHYFGISDISIDGKEIDEKTSVKNLVIDERVNHIVEKSRYYGYSGDKLHGLIFASKVEEAMALAEKLNEKGIKSKALSGKSSDLERESTIESLEKGELEYIVTVDIFNEGVDIPCVNQVIFLRPTESSIVYIQQLGRGLRKSENKEYVVILDFIGNYEKNFLIPTAISQNNSFDRDFMKRFLINGTNMIPGESSITFETIVKERIFENINKTNFSTKKNIEHDFNLLEKQLGRIPLLNDFFQRDMIEPSVILKFRKDYDEILKTLRPKLFLGELSKVEKNYLTFLSSIFTPSKRVHEMVILKTLLLNKDVSIEDIEIILKRDYSLVEQRENIENAMKHLSKDIFTSLSTIKEFEPIIELEKKYSLKKSFKSSYEKNSYFKMLIDDLIDYNLNYVLKNYKQSTKETILKYKEYTKQQAFWNLNLDFNNGYQVSGYTIFEEQKKVIIFITLDDSLPFVAYDNVFYDQQRFTWFSKSNRCINRNGVLTGEGKIANNCYTIEVFLKKKSGENFFYLGEVEKVLSFKESVGKKGEPLVEYELKLKYEIDSNLFSYFNL; translated from the coding sequence ATGGAAAAATACTTAGTAGAAAGTTTAAAAACGAGCTCTATTAATTTTGGAATAGAGTCAAAAAGTGAATATCAACATAAACTTTTATCAAATAAAGAGAAAAAGATAGTTACAGATATAAGAAAAGAACTTGAAAATTGTGATGAATTTATAATTTCAGTAGCTTTTATAACAGAGGGAGGGATTTCCTTAATATTAGAGCAGCTAAAGGAGTTAGAGAAAAGAGGAGTTAAAGGAAAAGTTTTAACAGGGGATTATCTAAACTTTACCCAACCAAAAGCTTTAAAAAAACTACTTTCATATAATAATATAGAAGTAAAACTTTTAAGCAATGAAAAGTTTCATGCTAAAGGATACTTTTTTAGAAAAAATGATATTTGGACACTAATTGTAGGAAGTAGTAACTTAACTCAAACAGCTTTAACTGTAAATTTTGAATGGAATTTAAAAGTGAGTTCTTTAGAAAAGGGAAAAATTGCCAATGAGATACTAGATGAGTTTAATAGAACTTTTAATACTCTACCTAAATTGACTTTAGATATGGTTAAAGAGTATGAAGAGATATACGAGTTAAATAGAAAGATGGTAAAACTTCAAAAAGAAAGAGCCATAAAAAATATAGAGATTAAACCTAACTTAATGCAAATAGAAGCTTTAAAAGCTTTTAAACTCTTAAGAGAAAACAAAAATAAAGGATTACTAATAAGTGCTACGGGAACAGGAAAAACATATTTAAGTGCTTTTGATGTAAAAGCAGCAAACCCTAAAAAAATTTTATTTTTAGCACATAGAAAAACAATACTTGAAAAATCTAAAAAAAGCTTTGAACTTATAATGAAAGATAAAAACATGTGTATATATGGTGAAGATATATTAATAGATAAAGATATAGTTTTCGCAATGGTTCAAACATTGAGTAAGGATAAACATTTAGAGTTATTTTCAAAAGAAGAGTTTGATTACATAGTTGTAGATGAAGTGCATCATAGTGGAGCTAAAAGTTACCAGAAAATCTTAAACTATTTTAAACCTAAATTTTTATTAGGTATGACTGCTACTCCAGAAAGAAGTGATGATTTTGATATATACGCTTTGTTTGATCACAATATAGCTTATGAGATTAGACTTCATGATGCTTTAAAAGAGGAGTTATTATCTCCCTTTCATTACTTTGGAATCTCAGATATATCTATAGATGGTAAAGAGATTGATGAAAAAACATCAGTAAAAAACTTAGTGATAGATGAAAGAGTAAATCATATAGTTGAAAAAAGTAGATATTATGGTTATAGTGGTGATAAACTTCATGGACTTATATTTGCATCAAAAGTTGAAGAGGCTATGGCTTTAGCAGAAAAATTAAATGAAAAGGGTATAAAGAGCAAAGCTTTAAGTGGAAAAAGTAGCGATTTAGAAAGAGAGAGCACAATAGAGAGCTTAGAAAAGGGAGAGCTTGAGTATATAGTAACTGTAGATATATTCAATGAAGGTGTAGATATACCATGTGTAAATCAAGTTATTTTTTTAAGACCAACTGAGTCTTCAATAGTATATATTCAACAGCTTGGTAGAGGTCTTAGAAAAAGTGAAAATAAAGAGTATGTGGTAATATTAGATTTTATAGGAAACTATGAGAAAAACTTTTTAATACCAACAGCTATATCACAAAACAATAGTTTTGATAGAGATTTTATGAAAAGATTTCTAATAAATGGAACAAATATGATTCCAGGGGAGAGTAGTATAACATTTGAGACTATTGTAAAAGAAAGAATTTTTGAAAATATAAATAAAACAAATTTTTCAACTAAAAAAAATATAGAGCATGATTTTAATCTTTTGGAAAAACAGTTGGGAAGAATACCTCTACTTAATGATTTTTTCCAAAGAGATATGATAGAGCCTAGTGTTATATTAAAGTTTAGAAAAGATTATGATGAGATTTTAAAGACATTGAGACCTAAACTATTTTTAGGAGAACTTTCAAAAGTTGAAAAAAATTATCTAACATTTTTATCAAGTATTTTTACTCCAAGTAAAAGAGTTCATGAGATGGTTATTTTAAAAACATTATTATTAAATAAAGATGTGTCTATAGAGGATATAGAAATTATTTTAAAAAGAGATTACTCTTTAGTAGAACAAAGAGAAAATATTGAAAATGCTATGAAGCATCTATCTAAAGATATTTTTACAAGCTTATCTACAATAAAGGAGTTTGAACCTATAATTGAATTAGAAAAAAAATATAGTTTAAAAAAGAGCTTTAAAAGTAGCTATGAAAAAAATAGTTATTTTAAAATGTTAATAGATGATCTTATTGATTATAATTTAAATTATGTTTTAAAAAATTATAAGCAAAGTACAAAAGAGACAATATTAAAATATAAAGAGTACACAAAGCAACAAGCTTTTTGGAATTTGAACTTAGATTTTAATAATGGTTATCAAGTAAGTGGTTATACAATATTTGAAGAGCAAAAAAAAGTAATAATATTTATAACTTTAGATGATTCCTTACCATTTGTAGCATATGATAATGTATTTTATGATCAGCAACGATTCACTTGGTTTTCTAAGAGCAATAGATGTATTAATAGAAATGGTGTTTTAACAGGAGAGGGAAAGATTGCAAACAACTGTTACACAATAGAGGTATTTTTAAAGAAAAAATCAGGAGAAAATTTCTTCTATTTAGGAGAGGTTGAAAAAGTCTTAAGTTTTAAAGAGAGTGTAGGAAAAAAAGGAGAACCTTTAGTAGAGTATGAACTAAAGTTAAAATATGAGATAGATTCAAATTTATTTAGCTATTTTAATTTATAA
- a CDS encoding AbgT family transporter, translated as MISKRDKEFSLIKIVEKWGNRLPHPFVLFGIFILIILLLSNVLNKIGFGVDDTLMSNKYILVENLLSFNHLRELIEKIPDIYIRFPSLKIVLLMMMAIGLVEKVGFFNALMRKYLLGVPKSYLTAALIFTAINANVMSDAGTIFAITMGGILFSSVGRSPKLGIIVGFAAASGGFTANIFVAGTDALLAGITQEALLTIGKEEVINPLCNYYFMVASTVVLTITLTLFTEKFIVKYVDRDVRFEDLDSLSKFKLNIDEERGLKYSFYSIIIFFLIMIFLTVPQNSFFRNPQGLFLPTSPLMTSITTIIFFLFSIIGITYGVGKGAIKTSKDVAKLFQEGVIQAAPLMVTLLSSSIFIYLLNKSNIFKVLSIKGAMQLKDLNMNSYLLLIMVILITTLINPIMTSGSTKWVLLAPMVVPMFSILGISPAYAQLAFRIGDSATNIISPLQPALPVVLGLLYQYQEKDKIDGEEGSGFGSVFSLTLPYSIVILFSLIILLTIWYHLELPIGPGIY; from the coding sequence TTGATAAGTAAGAGAGATAAAGAGTTTAGTTTAATAAAAATAGTTGAAAAATGGGGTAATAGATTGCCTCATCCTTTTGTCTTATTTGGAATTTTTATACTAATTATACTATTATTATCGAATGTTTTAAATAAAATTGGGTTTGGTGTAGATGACACGTTAATGTCTAATAAATATATATTAGTAGAAAACTTATTAAGTTTCAATCATCTAAGAGAGCTAATCGAAAAAATACCAGATATATACATAAGATTTCCTTCTTTAAAAATAGTTCTTTTAATGATGATGGCGATAGGATTGGTAGAAAAAGTAGGTTTTTTTAATGCTCTTATGAGAAAATATTTATTAGGAGTACCTAAAAGTTATTTAACAGCAGCTTTAATATTTACTGCAATTAATGCTAATGTTATGTCAGATGCAGGAACAATTTTTGCAATAACAATGGGTGGGATATTGTTTTCATCTGTTGGAAGAAGTCCAAAATTGGGGATAATAGTTGGATTTGCTGCAGCTAGTGGGGGATTTACAGCAAATATATTTGTAGCGGGAACAGATGCTTTACTTGCAGGAATAACTCAAGAAGCACTATTAACCATTGGAAAAGAAGAGGTTATAAATCCATTATGCAACTACTATTTTATGGTTGCTTCTACAGTAGTTTTAACGATAACTTTAACACTTTTTACAGAAAAATTTATTGTAAAATATGTAGATAGAGATGTAAGATTTGAAGATTTAGATAGTTTATCTAAATTTAAGTTAAATATAGATGAAGAAAGAGGATTGAAATATTCTTTTTATTCAATAATAATATTTTTTCTAATAATGATTTTTTTAACGGTTCCACAAAATAGCTTTTTTAGAAATCCTCAAGGATTGTTTTTACCAACATCTCCATTAATGACGTCAATAACAACAATAATATTTTTTCTATTTTCAATTATTGGGATAACATATGGTGTAGGAAAAGGTGCTATAAAAACGTCAAAGGATGTGGCGAAATTATTTCAAGAGGGAGTAATTCAAGCTGCTCCATTAATGGTAACTTTATTATCATCTTCTATTTTTATATATCTTTTAAATAAATCTAATATTTTTAAGGTGTTATCAATAAAAGGAGCGATGCAGTTAAAAGATTTAAATATGAATTCCTATTTGTTATTAATTATGGTAATTTTAATAACAACATTGATAAATCCAATAATGACTTCAGGATCAACTAAATGGGTTTTATTAGCACCAATGGTAGTTCCAATGTTTAGTATTTTAGGAATCTCACCAGCATATGCTCAATTAGCTTTTAGAATAGGAGATTCAGCAACTAATATAATCTCACCATTACAACCAGCATTACCAGTTGTACTTGGATTACTTTACCAATATCAAGAAAAGGATAAAATAGATGGAGAGGAAGGATCAGGATTTGGTAGTGTATTCTCACTGACATTACCATATTCAATAGTTATATTATTTTCATTGATAATTTTATTAACAATTTGGTATCACTTAGAACTTCCAATAGGACCTGGAATTTATTAA